Proteins co-encoded in one Salvia splendens isolate huo1 chromosome 4, SspV2, whole genome shotgun sequence genomic window:
- the LOC121799144 gene encoding protein GAST1-like gives MYQSTMHGRILSFLLLILLAAVEIHATVVLSPAPQPQPPNSFSMYGATPGSLHPQECAGRCKTRCSKTAFKKPCMFFCEKCCATCLCVPPGTYGNKQLCHCYNNWKTKRGGPKCP, from the exons ATGTATCAAAGTACTATGCACGGTCGAATCCTTTCTTTCTTGCTGCTGATTCTTCTTGCTGCAGTCGAAATCCAC GCAACCGTTGTTTTGTCCCCGGCTCCTCAGCCTCAACCACCCAATTCTTTTTCCATG TATGGAGCAACTCCTGGCAGCCTCCATCCTCAAG AATGTGCGGGGCGATGCAAGACGAGATGCTCGAAAACAGCGTTCAAGAAGCCGTGTATGTTTTTCTGTGAAAAATGTTGTGCAACATGCCTGTGTGTGCCTCCGGGGACTTATGGAAACAAGCAGTTGTGCCATTGTTACAATAACTGGAAGACTAAGAGAGGAGGACCCAAATGCCCTTGA